The following are encoded in a window of Kitasatospora sp. NBC_01250 genomic DNA:
- a CDS encoding response regulator transcription factor, translating to MRVLVVEDEEMLAMAIAEGLRQEAFAVDVVHDGAAAVERLGVHSYDVMVLDRDLPRLHGDEVCRWVVAQGLEVRVLMLTVSTTVAERVAGLNLGADDYLAKPFAFAELVARIRALGRRSRPATPPVLERAGLRLDPHHHAASRDGRPLALSRKEFAVLEVLLGAQGAPVSAEQLLERAWDENIDPFTTIVRVTIRSLRRKLGDPDLIETLTGTGYRIP from the coding sequence GTGCGCGTGCTGGTGGTCGAGGACGAGGAGATGCTGGCCATGGCCATCGCCGAGGGTCTGCGTCAGGAGGCGTTCGCCGTCGACGTGGTGCACGACGGGGCGGCGGCGGTGGAGCGGCTGGGCGTCCACAGCTACGACGTGATGGTGCTGGATCGCGACCTGCCGCGGTTGCACGGCGACGAGGTGTGCCGGTGGGTGGTGGCGCAGGGGCTGGAGGTGCGGGTGCTGATGCTGACCGTCTCCACCACCGTCGCCGAGCGCGTCGCGGGCCTGAACCTGGGCGCGGACGACTACCTGGCCAAGCCCTTCGCCTTCGCCGAGCTGGTCGCCCGGATCCGCGCGCTGGGCCGGCGCTCGCGCCCCGCCACGCCGCCCGTGCTGGAGCGCGCGGGGCTGCGGCTGGACCCGCACCACCACGCGGCCAGCCGGGACGGGCGGCCGCTGGCGCTCTCCCGCAAGGAGTTCGCGGTGCTGGAGGTGCTGCTCGGCGCGCAGGGGGCGCCGGTCTCGGCCGAGCAACTGCTGGAGCGCGCCTGGGACGAGAACATCGACCCGTTCACCACGATCGTCCGGGTCACCATCCGCAGCCTGCGCCGCAAGCTGGGGGACCCGGACCTGATCGAGACGCTGACCGGCACCGGGTACCGCATCCCCTGA
- a CDS encoding tetratricopeptide repeat protein: MRINQRDTEYGDGHRLLYQGELYTGEVEVTGPDGQLLAVYGYLSGHKSGPQLTWYPDGTKESERVVDQGMNLGDTRQWHPNGQLSALVSHAPNGVPYRHRRWDESGNLVEDQRLGRPEDDPELPAEEAFELGASERAAGNVDGARRAFQRAVETGDSEVGPKALANLAVLEASAGRVAQARAAFEQAIATGHPDHAPQSMFNFAIFQQRNGEPAHARELYERAVASGHPEHARKALFNLANLAVDQGRVSEGCDLFLRAMAPPFVGDTASRAHRRLAQVDSGRSEQVREVYLAAIAGADSATAARARSLLREFDLLYASPPRVISLNSREFDLAEIESAEWATGRRPGYSSGYLDVYTHDGGHHVLFVDLRDPYDSRGINALRERPEGGGL, from the coding sequence ATGCGGATCAACCAGCGGGACACGGAGTACGGCGATGGGCACCGCCTGTTGTACCAGGGCGAGTTGTACACCGGGGAGGTGGAGGTGACCGGACCCGATGGGCAGCTGCTCGCGGTGTACGGGTACCTGAGCGGGCACAAGAGCGGGCCGCAGCTGACCTGGTACCCGGACGGGACGAAGGAGTCCGAGCGCGTGGTCGACCAGGGTATGAACCTGGGCGACACACGGCAGTGGCATCCCAACGGGCAGTTGTCCGCCCTCGTCTCGCACGCGCCGAACGGGGTTCCGTACCGGCACCGGCGCTGGGACGAGAGCGGGAACCTCGTCGAGGACCAGCGGTTGGGCCGTCCCGAGGACGATCCGGAGCTACCGGCCGAGGAGGCGTTCGAGCTGGGGGCGAGCGAACGGGCCGCGGGGAACGTGGACGGTGCGCGCCGGGCGTTCCAGCGGGCCGTCGAGACCGGTGATTCGGAGGTCGGCCCCAAGGCGCTGGCGAACCTGGCCGTGCTGGAGGCCTCGGCCGGACGGGTCGCGCAGGCGCGCGCCGCGTTCGAGCAGGCGATCGCGACAGGGCATCCGGACCACGCGCCGCAGTCGATGTTCAACTTCGCGATCTTCCAGCAGCGCAACGGCGAGCCGGCGCACGCCCGTGAGCTGTACGAACGGGCCGTCGCCAGCGGGCATCCCGAGCACGCCCGCAAGGCGCTGTTCAACCTCGCGAACCTGGCGGTCGACCAGGGCCGGGTGAGCGAGGGCTGCGACCTGTTCCTGCGGGCCATGGCCCCGCCGTTCGTCGGGGACACGGCTTCGCGGGCGCACCGGCGACTGGCCCAAGTCGACTCCGGCCGCAGCGAGCAGGTCCGTGAGGTCTACCTGGCGGCCATCGCCGGGGCGGACAGTGCGACGGCGGCGCGGGCACGCAGCCTGCTGCGCGAGTTCGACCTGCTGTACGCCTCCCCACCGCGGGTGATCAGCCTCAACAGCCGCGAGTTCGACCTGGCCGAGATCGAGTCCGCCGAGTGGGCGACGGGGCGGCGGCCGGGGTACTCCAGCGGCTATCTCGACGTCTACACCCATGACGGCGGACACCACGTCCTCTTCGTCGACCTCCGCGATCCGTACGACAGCCGGGGGATCAACGCACTGCGGGAGCGACCGGAGGGCGGCGGTCTCTGA